In Thunnus maccoyii chromosome 11, fThuMac1.1, whole genome shotgun sequence, one genomic interval encodes:
- the sona gene encoding serine/arginine repetitive matrix protein 2 isoform X2, with protein MHETCPPSRLQKCSVREQHTSDIKRTVNESRGTSTMECAVDIPSGEDEAPEKDDMNAKEGNEPPHKKNKKHRKHKSKKKRRRRKGEKDSSSESGAESDVEPPPKPVRTTRASARLAAAAKAGDHTGLTEEGKKDVITDRADTEGDSKSKKHKRHAAKKKKKKRKKDEKQEKKSPSHSPSESSSASGSESEGEGGKGTGDGKYSPAAAPDLQEPVSKLVPKSKRGDEKGVPSLTQNPELLGVKKEDISDMDVSPTGGKGSNTNGSEKDMRLSLAGQDERTQTATVKVKTEGVHGDGTFSHAQDLPDIIPKQEGTTPRDDPILKDQANSIQRAKVKERDSSRSRSPSPSRGLDIKRSGSSQSRSPSPSPSRQSERSGTHSRSTSKGKRSTTPLRGVVADFLEALKSRLSRSVSRSQSPKSRRKSRSLSPKSPKRASSRSTSRSLTPKKKVLKSPRKSKSPKRRRSSLSVSPKRRKSSRSPKRKLSRSPKRGGRRSPSLSRSPRRSRRSESRSRGGTRRSRTRSPRRGGAIGRRSRSRSVTRTRRSSSRSRRPLRRSRSRSPARRTGGRRSRSRSLSRRRRSPPPRSRRSRSRSIRRSRRTRSRSIVILKRNRRSRSRSPRKRTKSRTPPSRRRSKSRSPVRRRSLSPARRNRSPPRSGKRSKSRSLSRRHRSKSHSPLPGKRRSRSPRKSSRRSKSKSVSAGLNKSKSRSRSESSEGQSDSSSPARSTSSSPLKEKKSSSPKAEQTAGTKAAGKSGAVSVMAGAWKPVPSAAASSPQAGNSSDKLQEQPQTLSPNHDEEQRERASSSNERDVSRSRSGSRDPGTGPDGSDCSEGSDEEEDSSSPVKTTSKRQRSSSGSASPGMHKKQLSKSRSPTERRKASRPTSSPRRSTSKSISRRKQSRSKSPVRKRESVSPSERKKRRSKSRSPARRRKSSTSRSTTRRKRSHSKSRSRIRRSKSRSPARKRRSRSPNARGRRRSKSTDRNKRSKSRSTGRRKRSRSGDRSRRSRSRSSDRRRRSRSRGRGRRPVFRSRSFDRRDRWKREPSHSPVLILRKQRRSGSRTRRSTSKTPPRLTELDKDQLLEIAKANAAAMCAKAGVPIPESLRPKAILQLPLPTPSPAPLSLPLPLPLPMGMGMPNMPNMPNMGPMGLPTIPGMPSMSNITMSAAMASMTAATMTAALTNMGALAAMPPLAPLPTITNKPPPCLAPPTPTLNLDHIEEAKRKVTQQANIHTIKELTEKCKMIANSKEEMAIAKPHVSDDES; from the exons ATGCATGAAACGTGTCCTCCAAGCAGACTCCAGAAG TGTTCAGTGAGGGAGCAGCACACCAGTGACATCAAGAGGACCGTTAACGAAAGCAGGGGCACCAGCACGATGGAATGTGCTGTGGACATTCCCTCAG GTGAGGATGAGGCACCTGAAAAAGATGACATGAATGCCAAGGAAGGGAATGAGCCACCCcataagaaaaacaagaagcacagaaaacacaagagcaagaagaagaggaggaggaggaagggtgaAAAAGACAGCAGCTCAGAATCTGGCGCTGAGTCGGATGTAGAGCCTCCACCGAAACCTGTCCGGACCACCAGAGCCAG TGCCAGATTGGCAGCAGCTGCAAAAGCTGGAGACCATACTGGGCTCACGGAGGAGGGTAAAAAGGATGTAATCACAG ATCGTGCAGACACGGAGGGAGATTCAAaatccaaaaaacacaaaagacacgctgccaagaagaagaaaaagaagaggaagaaagacgaaaagcaggaaaagaaatCTCCATCTCACTCCCCATCAGAAAGCAGCTCAGCTTCAGGTTCTGAGTCTGAAGGGGAAGGAGGTAAAGGTACTGGTGATGGCAAATACTCTCCAGCTGCAGCACCTGACCTGCAAGAACCAGTATCCAAACTGGTGCCAAAAAGTAAACGAGGGGATGAGAAGGGGGTTCCCAGCCTCACACAGAATCCTGAATTGCTTGGAGTGAAGaaagaggacatatcagatATGGATGTGTCCCCAACTGGAGGAAAGGGCAGTAACACCAATGGATCAGAAAAAGATATGAGGTTGTCCTTGGCAGGCCAGGATGAGAGAACACAGACAGCAACAGTTAAGGTTAAGACGGAGGGTGTTCATGGAGATGGTACATTCAGCCATGCCCAGGATCTCCCTGACATTATCCCTAAACAGGAAGGTACTACCCCAAGAGATGATCCAATCCTGAAAGATCAGGCCAATTCAATTCAACGGGCAAAGGTCAAAGAACGTGATTCATCCAGGTCAAGGTCTCCTTCCCCTTCCAGGGGCCTAGACATTAAGAGGTCGGGGTCAAGTCAGAGTCGGTCACCATCACCGAGTCCCAGTAGGCAATCAGAACGGTCTGGAACTCACTCCAGATCAACCTCAAAGGGAAAGCGATCTACAACTCCTCTTAGAGGAGTTGTAGCTGATTTTTTAGAGGCTTTAAAAAGTCGGCTGTCCCGCTCTGTGTCTCGCTCTCAGTCCCCTAAATCTAGGAGGAAGTCGCGCTCCCTGTCCCCCAAATCTCCCAAGAGAGCTAGTTCCAGGTCCACTTCTCGCTCCCTCACCCCCAAGAAGAAGGTGTTAAAGTCTCCAAGGAAGTCCAAGTCTCCTAAACGTCGAAGAAGCTCCTTGTCTGTGTCCCCAAAGCGACGGAAGAGTTCCCGCTCTCCTAAAAGAAAGCTTTCAAGATCACCTAAACGTGGTGGGCGCAGatccccctctctttctcgGTCTCCAAGGAGAAGTCGAAGGTCAGAGTCACGTTCCCGTGGAGGCACAAGGCGTTCCAGGACCCGCTCACCTAGACGTGGTGGTGCAATTGGCAGGCGTTCGCGATCACGATCTGTCACAAGAACCCGTCGCTCCAGCTCTAGATCCAGGCGCCCTCTTCGGCGCTCCCGGTCCCGGTCACCAGCAAGGCGTACAGGAGGCAGGCGCTCCAGGAGTCGATCTCTGTCTCGACGTAGGAGGTCGCCACCCCCCAGATCCCGCCGCTCACGCTCTCGGTCAATCCGCAGGAGCAGGCGCACTAGATCACGGTCTATTGTAATCCTTAAGCGTAACCGTCGCTCCAGATCCAGGAGTCCCCGTAAACGGACAAAATCGAGAACTCCTCCCTCTCGCCGGCGGTCCAAATCCAGGTCTCCAGTCAGAAGGCGTTCTCTGTCCCCTGCCAGGAGAAACCGGTCTCCACCAAGGTCTGGAAAACGCTCCAAATCCCGCTCGTTGTCTCGAAGGCACCGATCAAAGTCACACTCACCACTACCTGGAAAAAGGAGGTCCAGATCTCCCAGGAAGAGCAGCAGAAGGTCTAAGTCTAAATCTGTCTCTGCTGGCTTGAACAAATCTAAGTCCAGGTCCAGGTCTGAGTCAAGTGAGGGCCAGTCTGATAGCTCCTCCCCAGCCAGATCCACATCATCCTCCCCTCTCAAGGAGAAGAAGTCCTCCTCTCCTAAGGCAGAGCAGACAGCTGGTACAAAGGCAGCTGGAAAAAGTGGAGCAGTTTCAGTTATGGCAG GTGCATGGAAACCTGTGCCCTCAGCAGCTGCCTCCAGCCCCCAAGCTGGGAATTCCTCAGATAAGTTGCAGGAGCAGCCTCAGACCCTTTCTCCCAACCATGACGAGGAGCAGAGGGAGCGTGCCAGCTCATCCAATGAACGAGATGTTTCCAGGTCTAGGTCTGGTTCCAGAGATCCTGGCACTGGTCCAGATGGGTCAGATTGTTCGGAAGGCTCCGATGAAGAAGAGGATTCTTCATCCCCAGTTAAAACAACATCTAAACGCCAGAGAAGCTCCTCAGGTTCAGCATCTCCAGGAATGCACAAAAAGCAGCTGTCAAAGTCACGTTCACCTACAGAACGCCGGAAAGCTTCACGCCCAACATCATCGCCTCGACGATCAACATCCAAGTCCATATCCAGAAGGAAGCAATCCAG GTCCAAGTCTccagtgaggaagagagaatctgtttCTCCATCTGAGAGGAAAAAACGGCGGTCAAAATCTCGGAGTCCTGCCCGGCGGCGAAAGTCTAGTACCTCCCGCTCTACTACACGGCGTAAGCGGTCACACTCCAAGTCGAGATCCAGGATACGCCGATCCAAGTCCCGCTCTCCAGCCCGCAAGAGACGATCCCGTTCCCCCAACGCCCGAGGGAGGAGGAGGTCCAAGTCCACCGACAGAAATAAGCGATCCAAGAGTCGCTCCACAGGCCGGAGGAAAAGGTCCAGGTCAGGAGACAGAAGCAGGCGATCTCGGTCTCGTTCCTCTGATCGTAGGCGCAGGTCTAGGTCGAGGGGTCGAGGGAGGCGCCCAGTGTTTCGTAGTCGTTCATTCGACAGACGGGACAGGTGGAAGCGGGAACCTAGCCATTCTCCAGTTCTCATTCTCCGCAAACAGCGCCGCTCAGGGTCCCGGACACGACGCAGCACCAGCAAGACTCCTCCACGGCTCACTGAGCTGG ACAAGGACCAGTTACTGGAGATAGCCAAGGCTAATGCTGCTGCCATGTGTGCTAAAGCGGGGGTGCCCATTCCCGAGAGTCTTCGGCCAAAAGCCATCCTCCAGCTCCCTCTACCCACTCCATCTCCTGCCCCCCTCTCCCTTCCTCTACCTTTACCTCTCCCAATGGGCATGGGGATGCCCAACATGCCGAATATGCCCAACATGGGTCCAATGGGGTTACCTACAATTCCAGGAATGCCCAGCATGTCAAACATCACCATGAGTGCCGCTATGGCGAGTATGACAGCAGCTACAATGACAGCTGCCTTGACCAACATGGGTGCCCTGGCGGCCATGCCACCCCTGGCTCCACTTCCTACCATCACTAACAAGCCTCCCCCATGCCTCGCCCCCCCAACTCCAACCCTTAACCTGGACCACATTGAGGAAGCAAAGAGGAAGGTCACTCAGCAAGCTAACATACATACCATCAAGGAGCTTACTGAG aAATGTAAGATGATTGCAAATAGCAAGGAGGAGATGGCCATTGCTAAACCCCATGTATCAGATGATGAAAGCTAA
- the sona gene encoding serine/arginine repetitive matrix protein 2 isoform X3, whose protein sequence is MECAVDIPSGEDEAPEKDDMNAKEGNEPPHKKNKKHRKHKSKKKRRRRKGEKDSSSESGAESDVEPPPKPVRTTRASARLAAAAKAGDHTGLTEEGKKDVITDRADTEGDSKSKKHKRHAAKKKKKKRKKDEKQEKKSPSHSPSESSSASGSESEGEGGKGTGDGKYSPAAAPDLQEPVSKLVPKSKRGDEKGVPSLTQNPELLGVKKEDISDMDVSPTGGKGSNTNGSEKDMRLSLAGQDERTQTATVKVKTEGVHGDGTFSHAQDLPDIIPKQEGTTPRDDPILKDQANSIQRAKVKERDSSRSRSPSPSRGLDIKRSGSSQSRSPSPSPSRQSERSGTHSRSTSKGKRSTTPLRGVVADFLEALKSRLSRSVSRSQSPKSRRKSRSLSPKSPKRASSRSTSRSLTPKKKVLKSPRKSKSPKRRRSSLSVSPKRRKSSRSPKRKLSRSPKRGGRRSPSLSRSPRRSRRSESRSRGGTRRSRTRSPRRGGAIGRRSRSRSVTRTRRSSSRSRRPLRRSRSRSPARRTGGRRSRSRSLSRRRRSPPPRSRRSRSRSIRRSRRTRSRSIVILKRNRRSRSRSPRKRTKSRTPPSRRRSKSRSPVRRRSLSPARRNRSPPRSGKRSKSRSLSRRHRSKSHSPLPGKRRSRSPRKSSRRSKSKSVSAGLNKSKSRSRSESSEGQSDSSSPARSTSSSPLKEKKSSSPKAEQTAGTKAAGKSGAVSVMAGAWKPVPSAAASSPQAGNSSDKLQEQPQTLSPNHDEEQRERASSSNERDVSRSRSGSRDPGTGPDGSDCSEGSDEEEDSSSPVKTTSKRQRSSSGSASPGMHKKQLSKSRSPTERRKASRPTSSPRRSTSKSISRRKQSRSKSPVRKRESVSPSERKKRRSKSRSPARRRKSSTSRSTTRRKRSHSKSRSRIRRSKSRSPARKRRSRSPNARGRRRSKSTDRNKRSKSRSTGRRKRSRSGDRSRRSRSRSSDRRRRSRSRGRGRRPVFRSRSFDRRDRWKREPSHSPVLILRKQRRSGSRTRRSTSKTPPRLTELDKDQLLEIAKANAAAMCAKAGVPIPESLRPKAILQLPLPTPSPAPLSLPLPLPLPMGMGMPNMPNMPNMGPMGLPTIPGMPSMSNITMSAAMASMTAATMTAALTNMGALAAMPPLAPLPTITNKPPPCLAPPTPTLNLDHIEEAKRKVTQQANIHTIKELTEKCKMIANSKEEMAIAKPHVSDDES, encoded by the exons ATGGAATGTGCTGTGGACATTCCCTCAG GTGAGGATGAGGCACCTGAAAAAGATGACATGAATGCCAAGGAAGGGAATGAGCCACCCcataagaaaaacaagaagcacagaaaacacaagagcaagaagaagaggaggaggaggaagggtgaAAAAGACAGCAGCTCAGAATCTGGCGCTGAGTCGGATGTAGAGCCTCCACCGAAACCTGTCCGGACCACCAGAGCCAG TGCCAGATTGGCAGCAGCTGCAAAAGCTGGAGACCATACTGGGCTCACGGAGGAGGGTAAAAAGGATGTAATCACAG ATCGTGCAGACACGGAGGGAGATTCAAaatccaaaaaacacaaaagacacgctgccaagaagaagaaaaagaagaggaagaaagacgaaaagcaggaaaagaaatCTCCATCTCACTCCCCATCAGAAAGCAGCTCAGCTTCAGGTTCTGAGTCTGAAGGGGAAGGAGGTAAAGGTACTGGTGATGGCAAATACTCTCCAGCTGCAGCACCTGACCTGCAAGAACCAGTATCCAAACTGGTGCCAAAAAGTAAACGAGGGGATGAGAAGGGGGTTCCCAGCCTCACACAGAATCCTGAATTGCTTGGAGTGAAGaaagaggacatatcagatATGGATGTGTCCCCAACTGGAGGAAAGGGCAGTAACACCAATGGATCAGAAAAAGATATGAGGTTGTCCTTGGCAGGCCAGGATGAGAGAACACAGACAGCAACAGTTAAGGTTAAGACGGAGGGTGTTCATGGAGATGGTACATTCAGCCATGCCCAGGATCTCCCTGACATTATCCCTAAACAGGAAGGTACTACCCCAAGAGATGATCCAATCCTGAAAGATCAGGCCAATTCAATTCAACGGGCAAAGGTCAAAGAACGTGATTCATCCAGGTCAAGGTCTCCTTCCCCTTCCAGGGGCCTAGACATTAAGAGGTCGGGGTCAAGTCAGAGTCGGTCACCATCACCGAGTCCCAGTAGGCAATCAGAACGGTCTGGAACTCACTCCAGATCAACCTCAAAGGGAAAGCGATCTACAACTCCTCTTAGAGGAGTTGTAGCTGATTTTTTAGAGGCTTTAAAAAGTCGGCTGTCCCGCTCTGTGTCTCGCTCTCAGTCCCCTAAATCTAGGAGGAAGTCGCGCTCCCTGTCCCCCAAATCTCCCAAGAGAGCTAGTTCCAGGTCCACTTCTCGCTCCCTCACCCCCAAGAAGAAGGTGTTAAAGTCTCCAAGGAAGTCCAAGTCTCCTAAACGTCGAAGAAGCTCCTTGTCTGTGTCCCCAAAGCGACGGAAGAGTTCCCGCTCTCCTAAAAGAAAGCTTTCAAGATCACCTAAACGTGGTGGGCGCAGatccccctctctttctcgGTCTCCAAGGAGAAGTCGAAGGTCAGAGTCACGTTCCCGTGGAGGCACAAGGCGTTCCAGGACCCGCTCACCTAGACGTGGTGGTGCAATTGGCAGGCGTTCGCGATCACGATCTGTCACAAGAACCCGTCGCTCCAGCTCTAGATCCAGGCGCCCTCTTCGGCGCTCCCGGTCCCGGTCACCAGCAAGGCGTACAGGAGGCAGGCGCTCCAGGAGTCGATCTCTGTCTCGACGTAGGAGGTCGCCACCCCCCAGATCCCGCCGCTCACGCTCTCGGTCAATCCGCAGGAGCAGGCGCACTAGATCACGGTCTATTGTAATCCTTAAGCGTAACCGTCGCTCCAGATCCAGGAGTCCCCGTAAACGGACAAAATCGAGAACTCCTCCCTCTCGCCGGCGGTCCAAATCCAGGTCTCCAGTCAGAAGGCGTTCTCTGTCCCCTGCCAGGAGAAACCGGTCTCCACCAAGGTCTGGAAAACGCTCCAAATCCCGCTCGTTGTCTCGAAGGCACCGATCAAAGTCACACTCACCACTACCTGGAAAAAGGAGGTCCAGATCTCCCAGGAAGAGCAGCAGAAGGTCTAAGTCTAAATCTGTCTCTGCTGGCTTGAACAAATCTAAGTCCAGGTCCAGGTCTGAGTCAAGTGAGGGCCAGTCTGATAGCTCCTCCCCAGCCAGATCCACATCATCCTCCCCTCTCAAGGAGAAGAAGTCCTCCTCTCCTAAGGCAGAGCAGACAGCTGGTACAAAGGCAGCTGGAAAAAGTGGAGCAGTTTCAGTTATGGCAG GTGCATGGAAACCTGTGCCCTCAGCAGCTGCCTCCAGCCCCCAAGCTGGGAATTCCTCAGATAAGTTGCAGGAGCAGCCTCAGACCCTTTCTCCCAACCATGACGAGGAGCAGAGGGAGCGTGCCAGCTCATCCAATGAACGAGATGTTTCCAGGTCTAGGTCTGGTTCCAGAGATCCTGGCACTGGTCCAGATGGGTCAGATTGTTCGGAAGGCTCCGATGAAGAAGAGGATTCTTCATCCCCAGTTAAAACAACATCTAAACGCCAGAGAAGCTCCTCAGGTTCAGCATCTCCAGGAATGCACAAAAAGCAGCTGTCAAAGTCACGTTCACCTACAGAACGCCGGAAAGCTTCACGCCCAACATCATCGCCTCGACGATCAACATCCAAGTCCATATCCAGAAGGAAGCAATCCAG GTCCAAGTCTccagtgaggaagagagaatctgtttCTCCATCTGAGAGGAAAAAACGGCGGTCAAAATCTCGGAGTCCTGCCCGGCGGCGAAAGTCTAGTACCTCCCGCTCTACTACACGGCGTAAGCGGTCACACTCCAAGTCGAGATCCAGGATACGCCGATCCAAGTCCCGCTCTCCAGCCCGCAAGAGACGATCCCGTTCCCCCAACGCCCGAGGGAGGAGGAGGTCCAAGTCCACCGACAGAAATAAGCGATCCAAGAGTCGCTCCACAGGCCGGAGGAAAAGGTCCAGGTCAGGAGACAGAAGCAGGCGATCTCGGTCTCGTTCCTCTGATCGTAGGCGCAGGTCTAGGTCGAGGGGTCGAGGGAGGCGCCCAGTGTTTCGTAGTCGTTCATTCGACAGACGGGACAGGTGGAAGCGGGAACCTAGCCATTCTCCAGTTCTCATTCTCCGCAAACAGCGCCGCTCAGGGTCCCGGACACGACGCAGCACCAGCAAGACTCCTCCACGGCTCACTGAGCTGG ACAAGGACCAGTTACTGGAGATAGCCAAGGCTAATGCTGCTGCCATGTGTGCTAAAGCGGGGGTGCCCATTCCCGAGAGTCTTCGGCCAAAAGCCATCCTCCAGCTCCCTCTACCCACTCCATCTCCTGCCCCCCTCTCCCTTCCTCTACCTTTACCTCTCCCAATGGGCATGGGGATGCCCAACATGCCGAATATGCCCAACATGGGTCCAATGGGGTTACCTACAATTCCAGGAATGCCCAGCATGTCAAACATCACCATGAGTGCCGCTATGGCGAGTATGACAGCAGCTACAATGACAGCTGCCTTGACCAACATGGGTGCCCTGGCGGCCATGCCACCCCTGGCTCCACTTCCTACCATCACTAACAAGCCTCCCCCATGCCTCGCCCCCCCAACTCCAACCCTTAACCTGGACCACATTGAGGAAGCAAAGAGGAAGGTCACTCAGCAAGCTAACATACATACCATCAAGGAGCTTACTGAG aAATGTAAGATGATTGCAAATAGCAAGGAGGAGATGGCCATTGCTAAACCCCATGTATCAGATGATGAAAGCTAA